From the Salmo trutta chromosome 2, fSalTru1.1, whole genome shotgun sequence genome, one window contains:
- the palmdb gene encoding palmdelphin isoform X4, translating to MEEADLLKERLQAITEKRRVQDDIAKKRRQIEEEKLKLQCLKKKALREQWLMDGLSPQSEEDQEATKLQAQGDQEQTLLLQSNIDRMEAEIEALETQELQISANEEVILKRLKEVERTAEDIIKSVLIVNTCISTQELNAEYQADPIQYVYAPIPNMPDFQMQRSITPTSRPLRKIKNPQEGLDGEEPKQAMFAMEISVEKDMRTGESQVVSMTTLTPEEFQQKGVKVYDDGKKSVYALRSEGQVIRNGVGLGELSNVEVEALLRQAGDAKVPTEVQYHRPVYAAPYTSRPSTPAWKPEQGHVSPSPGEPNGHRTSITTPHPQASPFQMLPEAMPRDGAQSREEVASSAPSHIPNSHADTHLVQPQSATHQGFKTGQSLTNGSSGIGPHPDKNRPAIIAVLSSGESRTPIPLIENTVTDWDRQSPINPNCRQSPFYPSSRQSPFYTSDSGESSFNIMNTLPPDVDSEPVTMIFMGYQNAAEEEDEENIQAELVVIGNGDDDEEDDNNNIPSYHPEGYRSKIFQPPARCNNTDYTADSTNSESLLHRPTFTHKPGKRSSDPDQQPLAIEVPMSADVELCSMFKL from the exons ATGGAGGAGGCCGACCTGTTGAAGGAGCGGCTCCAGGCCATAACG GAGAAAAGAAGAGTCCAGGACGACATCGCAAAAAAAAGGAGACAAATTGAGGAGGAAAAATTAAAACTCCAATGTTTGAAG AAAAAAGCCCTTCGAGAGCAATGGCTGATGGATGGGCTGAGCCCTCAGAGTGAGGAGGACCAGGAGGCCACCAAACTACAGGCCCAGGGCGACCAGGAGCAAACCCTATTACTGCAGAGTAACATTGACAG AATGGAGGCGGAAATAGAGGCTCTGGAAACACAGGAGCTGCAGATTTCAGCCAACGAGGAAGTGATTCTGAAGAGACTGAAGGAGGTGGAAAGGACTGCAGAGGACATCATCAAG TCGGTTTTGATTGTGAACACCTGTATCTCCACACAGGAGTTAAATGCCGAATACCAGGCAG ACCCGATACAATACGTTTACGCACCGATTCCAAATATGCCAGATTTCCAGATGCAAAGGTCCATCACACCTACAAGTAGACCACTGAGGAAAATAAAAAATCCACAGGAAGGACTTGATGGTGAAGAACCAAAGCAGG ctATGTTCGCCATGGAGATCAGTGTAGAGAAGGACATGAGAACAGGAGAGAGCCAAGTTGTGTCCATGACCACCCTAACCCCTGAAGAGTTCCAACAGAAAGGTGTGAAGGTCTACGATGATGGGAAGAAGTCTGTCTATGCCCTACGCTCGGAGGGACAGGTGATCCGGAATGGGGTGGGGTTGGGTGAACTGAGTAACGTTGAGGTGGAGGCGCTCCTGCGCCAGGCTGGGGATGCAAAGGTCCCCACCGAGGTCCAGTACCACAGGCCCGTCTACGCTGCTCCTTACACCAGCAGGCCTTCAACCCCTGCATGGAAGCCTGAGCAGGGACACGTCAGCCCCAGTCCTGGTGAGCCCAATGGCCATCGGACCTCCATTACAACCCCCCATCCTCAAGCCAGCCCTTTCCAGATGCTTCCAGAAGCTATGCCCAGAGATGGAGCCCAGAGCAGGGAAGAAGTAGCCAGCTCTGCCCCCTCTCACATTCCAAACAGCCACGCTGACACGCATCTAGTGCAGCCTCAATCAGCCACCCATCAAGGTTTCAAAACTGGCCAGAGCCTCACCAATGGTAGCAGCGGTATAGGCCCACACCCAGATAAAAACAGACCAGCTATCATCGCAGTCCTGAGTTCAGGAGAAAGCCGCACTCCCATACCGCTGATAGAGAATACTGTGACAGATTGGGACAGGCAGTCACCAATCAACCCCAACTGTCGTCAGTCTCCATTCTACCCCAGCAGTCGACAGTCACCATTTTACACCAGTGACAGTGGTGAGTCCTCCTTCAACATCATGAACACCTTGCCACCTGATGTGGACTCTGAACCAGTGACAATGATCTTCATGGGCTATCAGAACGCagcagaggaggaagatgaggagaatATCCAGGCCGAGCTGGTCGTCATCGGAAACGGCGATGATGATGAAGaagatgacaacaacaacataccCTCATACCACCCCGAGGGATACAGAAGCAAGATCTTCCAACCCCCAGCCAGATGCAACAACACAGACTATACTGCAGATTCCACAAACTCTGAGAGTCTGCTACACCGACCCACGTTCACCCACAAACCTGGCAAGCGCAGTTCCGACCCAGACCAACAGCCCCTGGCCATAGAAGTGCCCATGAGCGCAG ACGTTGAACTGTGTTCCATGTTCAAG CTTTGA
- the palmdb gene encoding palmdelphin isoform X3 produces MEEADLLKERLQAITEKRRVQDDIAKKRRQIEEEKLKLQCLKKKALREQWLMDGLSPQSEEDQEATKLQAQGDQEQTLLLQSNIDRMEAEIEALETQELQISANEEVILKRLKEVERTAEDIIKSVLIVNTCISTQELNAEYQADPIQYVYAPIPNMPDFQMQRSITPTSRPLRKIKNPQEGLDGEEPKQAMFAMEISVEKDMRTGESQVVSMTTLTPEEFQQKGVKVYDDGKKSVYALRSEGQVIRNGVGLGELSNVEVEALLRQAGDAKVPTEVQYHRPVYAAPYTSRPSTPAWKPEQGHVSPSPGEPNGHRTSITTPHPQASPFQMLPEAMPRDGAQSREEVASSAPSHIPNSHADTHLVQPQSATHQGFKTGQSLTNGSSGIGPHPDKNRPAIIAVLSSGESRTPIPLIENTVTDWDRQSPINPNCRQSPFYPSSRQSPFYTSDSGESSFNIMNTLPPDVDSEPVTMIFMGYQNAAEEEDEENIQAELVVIGNGDDDEEDDNNNIPSYHPEGYRSKIFQPPARCNNTDYTADSTNSESLLHRPTFTHKPGKRSSDPDQQPLAIEVPMSAALKMRMAKLGGKV; encoded by the exons ATGGAGGAGGCCGACCTGTTGAAGGAGCGGCTCCAGGCCATAACG GAGAAAAGAAGAGTCCAGGACGACATCGCAAAAAAAAGGAGACAAATTGAGGAGGAAAAATTAAAACTCCAATGTTTGAAG AAAAAAGCCCTTCGAGAGCAATGGCTGATGGATGGGCTGAGCCCTCAGAGTGAGGAGGACCAGGAGGCCACCAAACTACAGGCCCAGGGCGACCAGGAGCAAACCCTATTACTGCAGAGTAACATTGACAG AATGGAGGCGGAAATAGAGGCTCTGGAAACACAGGAGCTGCAGATTTCAGCCAACGAGGAAGTGATTCTGAAGAGACTGAAGGAGGTGGAAAGGACTGCAGAGGACATCATCAAG TCGGTTTTGATTGTGAACACCTGTATCTCCACACAGGAGTTAAATGCCGAATACCAGGCAG ACCCGATACAATACGTTTACGCACCGATTCCAAATATGCCAGATTTCCAGATGCAAAGGTCCATCACACCTACAAGTAGACCACTGAGGAAAATAAAAAATCCACAGGAAGGACTTGATGGTGAAGAACCAAAGCAGG ctATGTTCGCCATGGAGATCAGTGTAGAGAAGGACATGAGAACAGGAGAGAGCCAAGTTGTGTCCATGACCACCCTAACCCCTGAAGAGTTCCAACAGAAAGGTGTGAAGGTCTACGATGATGGGAAGAAGTCTGTCTATGCCCTACGCTCGGAGGGACAGGTGATCCGGAATGGGGTGGGGTTGGGTGAACTGAGTAACGTTGAGGTGGAGGCGCTCCTGCGCCAGGCTGGGGATGCAAAGGTCCCCACCGAGGTCCAGTACCACAGGCCCGTCTACGCTGCTCCTTACACCAGCAGGCCTTCAACCCCTGCATGGAAGCCTGAGCAGGGACACGTCAGCCCCAGTCCTGGTGAGCCCAATGGCCATCGGACCTCCATTACAACCCCCCATCCTCAAGCCAGCCCTTTCCAGATGCTTCCAGAAGCTATGCCCAGAGATGGAGCCCAGAGCAGGGAAGAAGTAGCCAGCTCTGCCCCCTCTCACATTCCAAACAGCCACGCTGACACGCATCTAGTGCAGCCTCAATCAGCCACCCATCAAGGTTTCAAAACTGGCCAGAGCCTCACCAATGGTAGCAGCGGTATAGGCCCACACCCAGATAAAAACAGACCAGCTATCATCGCAGTCCTGAGTTCAGGAGAAAGCCGCACTCCCATACCGCTGATAGAGAATACTGTGACAGATTGGGACAGGCAGTCACCAATCAACCCCAACTGTCGTCAGTCTCCATTCTACCCCAGCAGTCGACAGTCACCATTTTACACCAGTGACAGTGGTGAGTCCTCCTTCAACATCATGAACACCTTGCCACCTGATGTGGACTCTGAACCAGTGACAATGATCTTCATGGGCTATCAGAACGCagcagaggaggaagatgaggagaatATCCAGGCCGAGCTGGTCGTCATCGGAAACGGCGATGATGATGAAGaagatgacaacaacaacataccCTCATACCACCCCGAGGGATACAGAAGCAAGATCTTCCAACCCCCAGCCAGATGCAACAACACAGACTATACTGCAGATTCCACAAACTCTGAGAGTCTGCTACACCGACCCACGTTCACCCACAAACCTGGCAAGCGCAGTTCCGACCCAGACCAACAGCCCCTGGCCATAGAAGTGCCCATGAGCGCAG CTTTGAAAATGAGAATGGCAAAGCTAGGGGGAAAAGTGTAA